GCCGCAGGTTCTCCAGGTTCTCGATCTCGGCGTCGACGGCCGCCTGGAGTTCGTTGCCCCGGTTCTCCTCGGCCGGGGCGCCGCCGCGACCGCCCAGCGCGATCGACTGGAGCCGCTCCCGCAGCGCCGGGTAGCCGCTGAAACCGACCGCCGAGGCGAACCGCGTCACCGACGGCTGGCTCACGCCCACCCGGTCGGCGAGGTCGGTGATCGACAGGAACGCCGCCTCGGTGAGGTGCTCGATGAGGTACTGCGCGATGCGCCGCTGTCCCGGGGAGAGGCGGGGCCGGTCGAACAGCGTCCTGAGCCGGGACGTGGCGGAGACCTCCGTCTCCGGCGCCGCCCGTCCCGAGGTGATCGCCGATGCCTGCGCGCGTGTCTGCTGCGGCGATGGCACGGGTGCGCCTCCTTTGTCTCCCACGGAGGTCAACATAGCTCACCCCCCGTGTCCGGCAGGGTGGCGTCACGGGCCGCCGCACCGCACGTGCGGGCCGGATTCCGCGGCGCCCGGCACCGGTGTCCGCACCCGCGGGGGATAGCACCGCGCTCTCCGGGAACCCGCCGCCCGTAAGCAGTCACAGCGGGCCCGAGGAGAGGCAGTCATGACCGTCCCGGAAGAGAACCGGCCGAAGACCGACACCACCGACGACGTTCTCGACCAGCGCGAGGAGGACGCTCCCCGCCCGCCGGGAGGCACCGGCCGGACCCTGCGCGAAGCCCTGGAGGAGGCGCATGTCCGCCCCGACGACTTCGACGAGCAGTGAGCGTCCGATAGCCGCACGGCGACCGCGCCACACCCGGACGGCCGCCCCCGAGACCCCCGGCAGGTGACACGCATGGGCGCCATCAGCGCGCTGGAGAAATCCCTGGAGAAGCGTCTGGAAGCGCTGTGGGCGCGGCTCTTCGAGAAGGACCCCGTCGAACTCCTCGACGCCCTGCGCACCGAGTGCGACGACAACGCGGTGGTCTCGCCCGCGGGCCGGGTCATGGTTCCCAACGCCTACGACGTCGCGCTCGCCGGCGTCGTCCACGACGAACTGGCGTGCCGTGACGGCCGGGTGGGGCAGGTCCTCACCGACAGCCTGGTCCGCCACGCCGAGCGGCACGGGTACGAGTGGGCCGGCCCACTGGCCGTGCACATCACCAGGTCGGACGACGTGCCCAACGGCCGCTACCACGTGGCGAGCAGCGTGATGCCGCACGTGAGCGCCGACGGTTTCCCGCACGCGGAGCCGAAGCCCCGGCCCACCGACGGGGAAGCCCGGCCGAGCGACCAGGCGCCCGCGTCGGCCCCGGTCCCCGCGCCGGCCCCGGCCCCGGCACCCGCATCGGCCCCGGCCGCCGCTCCCGCACCGGCCCCCGTCGCCCCCGCACCGGCCCCCGACGTGGCTCCGGCACAGGCTCCGGCCCCCGTCGTCGCTCCCGCACCGGCCCCAGTCGCTCCCGCACCGGCCCCGGCCGCCGCTCCGGTACAGGCTCCGGCCCCCGCACCCGCTCCCGCCCCGGCCACCGTGCGACCGGCCTTCGGCGACGCCTAGGGCCCGTCCGGCCGTACCCGTCAGCCCGTCAGCCCGTCAGCCCGTCCGCCCGGCGGACGGGCTTCAGGCGCCGGACCCCAGGCCCGGCCCCCGGCCGCCCCTGCGGACCTCGCCGCGCCCGGGCCCCGGGCCGGCCCCGCGCTCCGCAGCGACCCCCGGGCCCGCGTCCGGCATCGGCATCGCCCCCGCCGGTACCACCAGGTCGGCGCGGTCCCGGGTCGCGGCGACCAGTTCGGCGTTGCGCTGGTCGGTGCCGAGGGTCCAGGCGAGGGCGTCCTGGTGGGACTTGCCGAACCGCTCGTGCCGCGCCACCAGCCGGCGCACCCGCTCCGGCTCCGGCGGCTCGCAGAACCACACCTCGTCGAGCCGCGAGCGCACCCGGGCCCAGGCTCCGGTCCCCAGCAGCAGGTAGTTGCCCTCCGTCACCACCAGCCGCGCCGACACGGGTACCGGCACCGCGCCGGCGATCGGCTGCTCCAGCACCCGCTCGAAGCCGGGCGCGTACACGACGTCGTCGTCCCCGTCCTCCCGCAGGCGGCGCAGCAGCGCGGCGTAACCGGCGGCGTCGAAGGTGTCCGGAGCTCCCTTGCGGTCCCTGCGGCCGAGCCGGTCCAGTTCCGCGTCGGCCAGATGGAAGCCGTCCATGGGCACGTGGGCGACCCACGGCTCACCGCTCCCGTTCAGCTCCCGCACCAGGGCCTCGGCCAGCGTCGACTTCCCGGCGCCGGGGCCGCCGGCGATGCCGAGGAGCGCGCGGCGCCCGTCCCTCGGCAGCGCGCGGGCCCGGGTGACGAGGTCGTCGAAGGTCAGAGGCACGCCGGACAGTCTGTCACCTGATCGGATCCGCCCCGGCGGGGAACTGTCTCGGGTATGACGACGCAGCTCGGTCTTCCCGACGACATCCAGGCCTGCCTCTTCGACCTCGACGGGGTCGTCACCCGGACGGCGGTGGTGCACGCCGCCGCCTGGAAGGAGACGTTCGACGCCTTCCTGCGCGAGCGGGACGGCGCGGACTTCCGCCCCTTCACCGACTCCGACTACGGCGAGTACGTCGACGGTCGCCCCCGCGCGGACGGCGTGCGCACCTTCCTCGCCTCCCGCGGTGTCGAGCTGCCGGAGGGCGGCCCCGACGACCCACCGGACGCGCAGACGGTCAACGGGGTGGGCAACCGCAAGAACGAGCTGGTCCTGGAGAAGATCCGCACCGACGGCGTCGAGCCCTACGAGGGCACACTGCGCTACATCGACGCGGTCCGCGCCGCGGGCCTCGCCACCGCGATCGTCTCCTCCAGCGCCAACACCCGGGACGTGCTGCGTTCCATCGACGCCGAGCGCCTGTTCGACGTACGCATCGACGGCGTGGTGGCGCGCGAACGTCGTCTGCCGGGCAAACCGCACCCCGACACCTTCCTGGCCGCCGCCCGCGACCTCGGCGTCGAGCCCGCGCGCGCGGCCGTCTTCGAGGACGCGCTCGCCGGCATGGACGCGGGACGCTCCGGTCACTTCGGCTACGTCGTCGGTGTCGACCGCGTGGGTCAGACCGACGCCCTCTACGCCCACGGCGCCGACCGCGTCGTCAAGGACCTCGCCGAGCTGGGAGGCCGGGCGTGATCACCAACCGGACGTACGCCGTCGAGCCCTGGTCCGTGCGCGAGACGGAGCTCAACCTCGACCTCCTCGCCCAGAGCGAGTCCGTCTTCGCCCTGTCCAACGGGCACATCGGCTGGCGCGGCAACCTCGACGAGGGCGAACCCCACGGCCTGCCCGGCAGCTATCTCAACGGCGTCTACGAACTGCACCCGCTGCCCTACGCCGAGGCGGGCTACGGCTACCCGGAGGCGGGCCAGACCGTCATCAACGTCACCAACGGCAAGCTGCTGCGGCTCCTGGTCGACGACGAGCCCTTCGACCTGCGCTACGGGCGGCTCGGGAAGCACGAACGCACCCTGGACCTGAGGCGCGGCGTGCTGGAGCGCAGCTGCGAGTGGACCTCCCCGGCCGGTACGACCATCCGGGTGCGCTCCACCCGGCTGGTCTCCCTCACCCAGCGGGCCATCGCCGCCGTGCAGTACGAGATCGAGCCCGTGGACACCCGGACCCGGGTGGTCATCCAGTCGGAGCTCGTCGCCAACGAGACCCTGCCCGACCCGGACGGCGACCCGCGGACGGCCAAGGCGCTGCAGTCGCCCCTGGAGCCCGAGGAGCACATCGCCATCGGGACCCGGCTGCGCATGGTGCACCGCACCCGGCGCAGCGACCTGCGGGTCGCCGTCGCCGCGGACCATGTCGTCGACGGCCCGGAGGGGACCGCGTACCGCGGCGAGAGCAGCAGTGACGTGGCCCGGCTGACCATCACCTCCGTCCTCGACCCGGGCGAGCGGCTGCGGGTGCAGAAGACGGTCGCCCACGGTTGGTCGGGGGCCCGGTCCCGGCCCGCGATGGGGGACCAGGTCGAGGCGGCGCTGGCGGCGGCCGCGCACGGCGGCTGGGACGGCCTGGTGGCCGAACAACGCGCCTACCTCGACGACTTCTGGGCGCGGGCGGACGTCGAGGTGCACGGCGACGAGGAGATCCAGCAGGCGGTGCGCTTCGCCCTGTTCCACGTCCTCCAGGCCGGAGCACGCGCCGAGCAGCGGGCGATTCCGGCCAAGGGCCTGACCGGCTCCGGCTACGACGGTCACGCCTTCTGGGACACCGAGATGTTCGTGCTGCCCGTCCTGACCTACACCGAGCCCAGGGCCGTCGCCGAGGCGCTGCGCTGGCGCCAGGGCACCCTGCCCGCCGCCCGGGACCGGGCCGCCCAGCTCGGCCTGCGCGGCGCCGCCTTCCCGTGGCGGACCATCGACGGCTCCGAGGGCTCCGCGTACTGGCCGGCCGGCACGGCCGCCTTCCACGTGGCGGCCGACATCGCGCACGCCGCGGTGCGGTACACGGCGGCGACCGGCGACACCGCCTTCGAACGGGACACGGCGCTCGAACTCCTGGTGGAGACGGCCCGGCTGTGGCGCTCCCTCGGGCACCACGACCACCACGGCGTCTTCCACATCGACGGTGTCACCGGCCCGGACGAGTACAGCGCCATCGCCGACGACAACACGTACACCAACCTCATGGCACGGTCGAACCTCCTGGCCGCCGCCGACGTCTGCGAACGCCACCCCGACGAGGCGGCCCGGCTCGGCGTCGACGACGAGGAGAGCGCCACCTGGCGGGACGCGGCCGAATCGGTGCACATCCCCTACAACGAGGAACTCGGCGTCCACGAGCAGCACTCGGGCTTCACCCGCCACCAGCGCTGGGACTTCGCCGGCACCGCCGCCGACCAGTACCCGCTGATGCTGCACTTCCCCTACTTCGACCTCTACCGCAAGCAGGTGATCAAGCAGTCCGACCTCGTGCTGGCGATGTACACCTGCTGGAACTGGTTCGCCGCCCACTGCGACGAGGACCAGGTCGCCCGCAACTTCGCCTACTACGAGCCGCTGACCGTGCGCGACTCCTCCCTGTCCGCGTGCTGCCAGGCCGTCGTCGCCGCCCAGACGGGACATCTGCGCCTGGCCTACGAGTACGCGGCCGAGGCCGCCCTGATGGACCTGGCGGACCTGGAGCACAACACCCGCGACGGACTGCACATCGCCTCGCTGGCCGGTACGTGGATGGCGCTGGTCGCCGGCTTCGGCGGCACCCGGCGGGAAGGCGAGAGCCTGCGGTTCACGCCCCGGCTGCCCGAGAAGTTCAGCCGCCTCGCCTTCCGGCTCCAGTTCCGCGGGCGGTGCCTGCGGGTGGAGATCGGCGCCGACAGGGCGACGTACACGCTGCTCCAGGGCGACCCCCTGACGATCCATCACCACGGGGCCGAGGTGGCGGTGAACGGGGACGGTCCCGTCACCCGCGCCATCCCCGCGCCCAAGCGGCGGCCCACCCCCGAACAGCCTCCGCACCGCCGCCCCGACACCCGTTGAGCGGCCGGGTGCGGGGACGGGCGGGACGGCGCGACTGGCCGAGTTCCGCCCTGCGCTTCGGTGGCACACAGGTTAGTTTGACCTTGTTTTCCGGGTTTCCGGGCTCCCGCCACCGGCGGCAGGAGGTGAGGACCGAGCGGCTCCGCGACGAGCGGGGGTGAGGGGTGCACGATGGCCGACGGCGCGAACGCCACGCTGGCCGGCGGACGGCGGGGCGAGGCGGACGCGACGTCCGGCACCCCGCGGCGGCTCGGCGGTGACGCCCTGCTCGCGGCGGTGGCCGGCGTCTTCACGGTGACCCAGCTGATCTTCGTCCACCCCGGCATGGGGCTCGGCTGGGACGAGACGGTGTACGTCAGCCAGGTCACCTCCCACCACCCCGCCGCCTTCTTCAGCGCACCCCGCTCCCGGGGCGTCTCCCTCCTGGTGGCGCCCGTCGCGTCCTGGTCGTCGTCGACCGAACTGCTGCGCGTCTACCTCGCGGTGCTCTCCGGTCTCGGCCTGTATCTCGCCCTGCGGTGCTGGAAGGGCCTCTTCCCGGCCCGCGTCCTGGCCACGGCCGGCGCCTTCTTCGCCACCCTGTGGGTGACCCTCTTCTACGGTCCGCAGGCCATGCCCAACTACTGGGTGGCCGTCGGTGCCCTGATCTGCGTCGGCTGCTTCCTGCGGGCCTGGCAGGGGCTGCCCGGACGGGCCGCGCCGTGGGGCGTGGTGGCCGGGGCCGCGCTGATGGCGTGGATGCGGCCCACCGACGCCGTCTGGGTGACGCTGCCGCTGCTGGTGCTCGTCCTCGTGCGCCGCCGCCCACTGCTGCTGCTCGCCCTGGTGGGAGGCCTCGCGGCCGGGGGAGTGGAGTGGGTGATCGAGGCCTACGGCTGGTACGGCGGTCTCGGGGAGCGCCTGTCCCGGGCCTCGGAGATCCAGGGCGGCCTCGGCTGGAACCTCGCCGTCGACGACCAGATGCGCAGTCTGGGCGGGCGGGGTCTGTGCCGCCCGTGCACCGGAGCGATGCCGCACCCGGTGGTGACGGCGTGGTGGGTCCTGCTGCCCTTCGTCGCCGTCCTCGGCGTGGCCGTCGCGGTGCGGGCCCGGCGTGCCGCGCGCACGCTGATCCCGTTCGCGTGCGCCGGGACGGCCGCGCTGCCGTACCTGCTCATGATCGGTTATGCGGCGCCCCGCTTCCTCCAGCCCGCCTACGCACTGCTGGCCGTCCCGGTCGCCGACGCGCTGTGGCACCTGGTCCGCACGGAACGCGGCCGGTGGCGGCCGGTGGCGGCGACCGTGGTCGCGCTCGCGCTCGCCGGGCACCTGGTGGTGCAGCTCACCGTCCTCGAGGGCACCGTGGACCGCAACGTCGAGAGCCGCCGTGACTGGTCCCGCGTCGCCGGCGAGCTGCACCGGCTCGGCGTCCGTCCGCCCTGCCTGGTCATCGGTCACGAATCCATCCCCATCGGCTACTACGCCGGTTGCTCCTCTGGCGCGACCAGCGGCAACAACGAGAACACCACCGCCGCCGAGATCCTGGACACCGCCCGCCGGGTCCCGGTCGCCGCCGTCACGGGCCCCGGGGGCACCACGCCCGGGTACGCCCGCGACTGGACCCCGCACCGCGTCACCGACCTGACCGTCCGCGTGGCACCCCGGCGCTGAAGATCACGGACCGGACCGGGTTAGAGATCGCGTATCGGGAAACGCGAACCGGACACCGAGACCACGAGCCGACGCAGCGCGAGAGGGAGGCAGCGATGGGCACGGACCCGATGGCCGACGACGTCTACCAGCCCACCGGAACCAACGAGGAGCAGGAGGACGCCGCGCCCCTCGACCTCCAGGACGCCGTCGACGAGCGCAGCTACGACGACACGCTCGACGAGGGCTACTCCCCACCGGAGAAGCCCCTGGGCGTGACCAAGCACGGCACCACCGCCGCCGAGCAGCACGACGGCGAGACGCTCGACCAGCGGCTTTCCCAGGAGGTGCCGGACGTGTCGGCGCCCGCCGGGGACGGAGTGGGCGACAAGCCCGACGGCGAGGGCGAGCCGGTCGACCCCGAGGCGGGCACCGAGCGCTCCGGCCGGCTCGTCGCCCCCGACGAGGGCGTACGGGCCGACACGACCAAGGAGACCGTCGCCGAGGACGTCGGCATCGACGGTGGTGCCGCGGGGGCCGAGGAGGCCGCCATGCACGTCGTGGAGGACGAGACGGTACTGCCGGACCGGGAGGACGACCGGACGAGCCCCGGCCGGACCGCCTGACCCGCCCGGCGGGACCCACCCGCCACCCGGCCCGGACCGGTGCCCTGCGCACCGGTCCGGGCCGCGTGCTGTCCGGTGGCCGCCGGTTCAGGGCAGCAGCTTGTCGAGGGCCGCGGGACCCTCCTCGTCCAGCTTGCGCCGGGCCCACTCGAGGTTCTTCGGGGTGACGTCCCGGCCGGCCGCGAGGACGAGGTCCTCCGGCGAGACGTCGGTGCCGGTACGGGTGTGGAGCAGGGCGTCGGGGGTGGCGCGGTCGTCGTCCGTGCGGGCTGCGGACGGCCGCGAGGCGTCGGGCTGTGACGTCGACATGATCAGTGCTCCTCGGATCCGGGTCGCTGCTTCGGTGCCGTGCTGTTGTCGGTCCCGAATATCCCGATATCACCATTCAATGCGGAAACGCCCCCCGCATCCGGAGGACCGTCGCTCCGAGGTGCCGCCCGGCACGCCGCGACGAGTGAGGGGACCCGTCGACCGTTCCGCCAGGCCGGACGGGCGGCGACTCGGACGGCTCCCGCCGCGCCTGGACGCCGAGGGGAGCACGGCCCGGGCGGCCTCAGGGGCCCGGCGGGAGCGAAGGAGCGAGGACGAGCATCGTGACGTCGTCCTCCACGTCCGGGCTGAAGCGCACGAGGTCGGCCCAGACGCGCTCGGGAAGCCCGGCGAGCGCTCCCCGGTCCTCTCCGGAGAGGACGGCCAGCCGGTCGGCCAGCGGGTAGAACGCGCCGCTGCCGTCCCTGGCCTCCACCACCCCGTCGGAGGCCAGGAAGAGCCGGTCACCGGGGCGCAGGGCCACCGTGCGGGTCTCGATCGCACCGGCGTCCGCGAGCCCGAGCCCGAGCGGGGTCCACGGCGAGACCTCCAGCTCCGCGGCCTCGGCGCCGCGCAGCAGAAGAGGCGGCGGATTGCCGCAGACGACGACGCGTACTTCCCGGCAGTCCGCGGAGAACTCCAGCAGGGCGGCCGTCGCGAACAGCTCGGCGTGCCGCGCGTCCGCCGAGTCCACCGTCAGCCGCCGGTCGAGCCTCCCCGCCACCGAGGCGAGGTCGGGCTGGTCGAGGACCGCCTCGCGGAACGCCCCCAGCAACGAGGCGACCGTGGACACCGCCGACAGGCCGTGCCCCTGCACGTCCCCCGTCACGACCCGCACCCCGAAGGGACCGTCCCGCACGTCGAAGAAGTCGCCCCCGACCAGGGTCCCGCGCTGCGCCGCCCGGTAGAGCCCGGCGCAGCGCACCGTCCCCACCCGCTCGGGCAGCAAAGGCGCGAGGGCACGCTGGGCGGCCTCGGCGACCGTGCGTTCCAGGTCCAGCTGGGCGTCACGGCGACTGCGCACGAAGGACACGAACACGCTGAGGGCGGCGACGAAGGCGACGGTCAGCAGATCGGTGTCGCCCGGCCGGTTCAGCTGGAAGGCCGGGACGTGCAGCAGGGCGACCACCACGCCGCCCATCGCGGCGGTCGCCAGCGGGCTGTAGGACAGGACGGCCAGCGGCGGGATGGCACCCAGCAGGAAACCCACGTCCAGCGGATCGCGGCTGATGAGCGTCGCCGCGCAGATCGCCACGAGCAGGGCCGGCGGCAGCATCCGCACCCAGCGGGGCGGCGGAGCCCCGCTCAGCCAGCTCCGCCGGTCCTCGCCCCGGCGCGGTGGCCGGGCCGACACCTTTCGCACACCACCACGCTCCTACGCCGCCCCGGCTCCCGCACGCCGAGCCGGGGCGGCGGGCGGGAGCTAGAAGGCGGTGAGCGTCAGCCGGAGGCCGGTGGGCGCGGTGTCCTGGATGTAGGAGGCGAAGTCGGCCACGTCGTCGAAGGCGAACCCGTAGGCCCTGCCGTCCTCGGTCGCCGCGTGCACCGCCTTCGCGTAGTGGTTGGTCAGCGCGGTCCCGTAGAACGTCGCGGGATCGGTCGTCGGCTGGTCGGCCGAGGAGACCAGCGTGGAGCGGTTGAACCCGGCGCCGAGGACCGCCGCGACCGGACCGGTCGTCCCGTCGTTCGGCGCCGCGAGCGCACCGTCGCAGAACAGCACGTCCCGGGTGGACGGCCGGGCGAAGGAGACCTGGGCGGGTCCGTCGAAGGTCAGCCGGTCGCCGCGCACCCGGCCGGTGAAGGTGCCGGCGTTGGTGGTGATCCTGAGGTCCCTGCCGGTGTAGGTGCTCCACACCTCGTCGATGTACGGGGCGAGGTAGTCCTCGGGGAACAGCCCGGCGTCCAGACCGTGACCCGGCGCTATCACCCGGGTGTCGCCCACGACCAGCGGCGCGAACTCCTCGACCCGCCGCACCGCCTCGAAGACGGCCGCCCGCCCGCCCGGGCGCACGGTGCCGGTCGTCTGGTCCTTGGCGCCGGTCAGCCGGATGGCGAGCGGCACGCTGAACATGTCGACCATGGTGGTGTTGCAGAACATCCCGGCGGAGTTGTAGGTGAACTCCGCGCAGTCGTGCAGCACCCCGTGGTTGGGGTCGGACGCGACCCAGCCCGCGGGGTACTGCAGCGCGGGGTTGCCGGCGCCGTCGGCGACCACCTTGAACCTCAGCTTCTCGCCGAGCGACACATAGATCCGGCCGGAGAGGTACGGCAGTGACAGCGTTGTCTCCCCGCTGCCGGCGAGGCTGATCGCGTAGTCGGTGTAGCCGTCGGCGCCGTTGTCCGACAGCGCCACGGGCGCGACGGTGCCGTCGGGGGTGACGCGCACCTGGCGGCCGTCCTGGTTGCCGACGATGTAGACGTGCACGTCGGCGTTGCCGAAGGAACCGGTGCTGTTGACGATCGTCAGCGGCAGGGCGGCCGCGGCCTCGGCCCGGCCGGCGGCCGTGGAGCCGTCCGGCGTGACGCCCGCGAGGGCGTGCGGGGCGAGGGCGGCGACGGCGGGGGCCGCCACGACCGCTCCGCCGAGGGCGACGAGCAGCTTGCGGCGGCCGAGGGGGCGCTGGTGACGAGGAGTCATGTGGGGGGTCTCCAGAGTGATCGGGGCATGACGGCGTGAGGGCGGGAACGGCTGAGAGCGCTCTCACGCCGGGCCCGATGGTACGCAGAACGCATGGCCCGGCCAACCGTCTCCACACGACCTCAAATCCTCGACCCCGCACGTCACTTGAGATCGCCCGCGCCGCCCGGACCACGCTTAAGCGGTGTTTAAGGCCCACTTAATCCGAGTCGGAAACCGGGTGGTCCCACCCGCCCCGCACCCCGTACTGTGTGAGTCACGCCCCGAGGCCGACGGAAGGAGGGCAGAGCCGTGCAGTTCACGTCACTCCCGCGCTCCCTCCCCGTAGCCCCGGCGTACCTCGTCTGACCGGGAGCGCGTCCCGCATCACGCATCCCGGAGGAATCCGTGACCGATCTGGTCATCCGCGCGCTCGACGAGAGCGACGCCCGTCTTTTCGACACCCTGCCCGACCCGCTGGGCGCCCGCGAGGGCCACCGGCTCACCCGCCACCGCCCGGACTGGAAGCGCGTCGCCCTGCGCGACGGCGCCGTCGTCGCCCGCGGCGCCTGGTGGGGCGGGCCCGACGACACCGAACCCGTCACCCTCAACTGGTTCGACGTGGCCGAGGGCGAGGAGGAGGCCGGAGCCGAACTCCTGCGCACGGCCCCCTGGCAAGTGGAACTGGAACTCAACCCGCCCGGCACCTGGCGCGACGAACCCGCCGTGCGCGCCGCCACCGAGGCACGGTTCGCGGCCGCACGGGCGGCCGGGTACGACCTCCTGGTCGAGCGCTTCCTGTACCGGTGGACACCGGAGTGCGGACTGCCCGGGCGGCCGGGCCGTCTGGACTTCCGCCCCGAACCGGACGACGCCGTCTTCTTCGACGCGCTGCGCCGCATCCACTCCGTCACCCTGGACGCCCACGCGCTGATGGACATCGAGCAGGGCGGACTCGACCGGGCCGCGCAGGCCGAGCTCGACTTCTTCCACTGGTGCCCGTCGCCGCGGGAGTGGTGGCAGGTGGCGTACACCCCGCAGGGGGAACTCGCGGGCATCCACGTACCCGCGCACAACCCGTCCGGCCCGTGCGTGGGCTTCATCGGCGTCCTGCCCGAACACCGCGGCCGGGGGTACGCCTTCGACCTGCTGGCCGAGTGCACCCACTTCCTGGTCGACCGCGGCGCCGAGTTCGTCTCCGCCGCGACCGACCGGGGGAACACCCCCATGGCCGCCCACTTCGCCGAGGCCGGCTATCCGGTGGTCCGGGAGAGGATCAACTTCCGTCCACCGGCGGCCGGTCGGTAACCGTCACGGGGAAGCCGGCCCGGAGCGCGGGGAAATCCCGGGCGCCGGGGCCGGCTTCCCCGGCTGCGGGCCGGTTCGGCGCGCGTCGGGCGCCGCTCCCCGCGGCCGGCCCCGGGCCCTGGTGGCGCGGGCTGCTGCTGGACGGGCGGCGCAAGTCGGTGGAGCCGATGGCGGCCCGCCTCGGAGGGGACGGCGACCGGCAGGCGCCGACCCACTTCATCACCTCCATCCCAGAGGAGAACGGGACCTGCCTTATGCGGTCGGCGTCTCCGGCCGTCACACCGCGCATTCCGGCCGATGCCCGGCCCGTCCAACCGGTCTGTGCGGGCACCGGGCGCCCGCCGAAGACGCAGTACCCCGAGCCTGCGCGGACCGTGAAGGACCTGGTCATCGCGGCCGGCCGGACGGCGGCCCGGCCGGTGTCCTGGCGGGAGGGATCCCGGCCGGGCAAGGCCGCGACAAGAACCGCGCCGATACCGCCGTTGCGGAACTGCGCCGCTCCAGCGGGGACGAGAGGGTCGCTGCGATCACAGCCGACATGTCCCGCCTGTGCGACGTCCAGCGACTCGCTCACGAGGTCAGCGCCCGGACCGGTGGTGTGGATGTGCTGATGAACAACGCCGGCGCGACCCGATCCCACCGCGAACTGACCGAGGACGGCATCGGGACCGCGTTCGCGCTCAACGTGCTCGCGCCGTTCTGCCTCACTCACTGGCTGATGCCAGCCCTGACGGCCTCGGGGCCGGCCCGGGTCATCAACATCACGGGCGGCATCCCCCCGGCAGGCACGCCGTAACCTTCGGCGGCAGCTCGGGGCTGCAGCAGGAACCGGGCGCCGATGAACAGCACGAAGAGGCCGAGGACGGCCGCCAAGGTGTAGGCGGTGACGGTCATGTCAGGGCTCCATCACCGCCGCGGTGATCCTGGGCATGTGTCGGGCTGCGGCGGGGGACGAGCACCAGCACGCTCAGTCCGAACATCAGCACACCCAGGGGCACGTGCAAGGACGGAACGTGGGCGATGCCGAGCAAGACCTGAGCCGAGGCGAGGACGAGGAAGCCCGAAGCGTGCCAGACGGGCCGCAGCGAGCCGCCGCCCGGCTTCCACGCCAGCACCGCCGCGAGCACGTACAGCATGGTCGCGCCGTACATCACGCGGGCTCCCACACTGTGCAGCGTCTCTCCGTAAGCGGAGGTCAGCAGTAGACCGGCGGACACGGCTTGCAGAAATATGGTCAGCGTCTGCAGAGCGCCCGCGGACCTGAGGAACAAAGAGTGACGACGCCCGTTCACTGTTGGTGACACCTGAGTGGCCATGTCACGATCTCCTTTTCTGCCCCTGGGGCAGTAGACGTGTGCTGATCTCGGTCCTTGGCCCGCATGCGGATCGTCCTGTACGAGGCAGGCGAAAGGAGGCCGACGAGAGGACAGCTGGCGC
This region of Streptomyces ambofaciens ATCC 23877 genomic DNA includes:
- a CDS encoding SDR family NAD(P)-dependent oxidoreductase, with protein sequence MRRSSGDERVAAITADMSRLCDVQRLAHEVSARTGGVDVLMNNAGATRSHRELTEDGIGTAFALNVLAPFCLTHWLMPALTASGPARVINITGGIPPAGTP
- a CDS encoding GNAT family N-acetyltransferase; translated protein: MTDLVIRALDESDARLFDTLPDPLGAREGHRLTRHRPDWKRVALRDGAVVARGAWWGGPDDTEPVTLNWFDVAEGEEEAGAELLRTAPWQVELELNPPGTWRDEPAVRAATEARFAAARAAGYDLLVERFLYRWTPECGLPGRPGRLDFRPEPDDAVFFDALRRIHSVTLDAHALMDIEQGGLDRAAQAELDFFHWCPSPREWWQVAYTPQGELAGIHVPAHNPSGPCVGFIGVLPEHRGRGYAFDLLAECTHFLVDRGAEFVSAATDRGNTPMAAHFAEAGYPVVRERINFRPPAAGR